From a region of the Vairimorpha necatrix chromosome 4, complete sequence genome:
- a CDS encoding DNA-damage inducible DDI1 domain-containing protein, whose protein sequence is MEIICKFTETKVFIHGISGPIKAEFYLLKELSKAVIIGSQFMLDNEMVLDFKNKFVIIDGKVLRMNETDDLTKDEIDNILFERIGLIKNKEILKGINLERNIKNYIKENENFQRIKIAPVKLFFDENIKSETMKIRNYMVPIKYEQGAKKELKRLMELDMIEITRNCYAAHLDYRWVNKFIRDEVSSIPRIFNMIIKKGQSKYFSIIELKNGFNQTVFDFESRDLTIFTMFPRQFRYKRIPFGLECGPKLFLMTINNIIGNIENCAVYIDDIVLDNLRKFTVKINFEKTTFLTEALNLLGSIIENGEIKIDLKVDNHVVSKFHTGRMGAALFQEHGTINYYSKKFNDIERNYSIVEKEMYAIVKSLEFYLGLLQGFHTVIETAFLRIRKFRNEYENNTLQKDEKERIKVDNEKRKRFIEDMHVLSVHAGMSTLYQNLKCIYKVKNIRTTIRKVVESCEVCIKCKENKKKSKIKYIIFSERIFRVLFSNIFGPFNLNKYQHDELDSNGYFLTLTNVYKFEAPDTIICDNGKHYTSKEFEKFCNIEEIKITNTPKYHPSSNGISERLNQMIAEVLRIYKGEQIDNVT, encoded by the exons ATGGAAATTATTTGCAAGTTTACTGAAACAAAAGTATTTATTCATGGAATAAGTGGACCGATAAAAGctgaattttatttattaaaagaactATCCAAAGCTGTGATAATTGGAAGCCAATTTATGTTAGACAATGAAATGGTTTtggattttaaaaacaaattcgTGATTATCGATGGTAAAGTTCTAAGGATGAACGAGACTGATGACTTAACTAAAGATGAGATTGACAACATTCTATTTGAACGTATAGGATTAATTaagaataaagaaattctAAAAGGAATAAACTtagaaagaaatataaaaaattatattaaagaaaatgaaaattttcaaagaataaaaattgcGCCCgtgaaattattttttgatgaaaatataaaaagtgAAACAATGAAAATACGCAATTATATGGTGCCAATCAAATATGAACAAGGGGCCAAAAAAGAACTTAAACGATTGATGGAATTGGATATGATAGAAATAACAAGAAATTGTTATGCAGCCCATC TAGATTATAGATGGGTTAATAAGTTCATAAGGGACGAAGTATCCAGCATCCCGAggatttttaatatgataataaaaaaagggcagtcaaagtatttttcaataatagAGCTAAAAAATGGATTTAATCAGACGGTATTCGATTTTGAGAGTAGAGATTTAACCATTTTTACCATGTTTCCCCGACAATTTAGATATAAGCGTATACCATTCGGATTGGAATGTGGACCGAAGTTATTTCTAATgactataaataatataattggtaatatagaaaattgtGCTGTTTATATTGACgatatt GTATTAGataatttaagaaaatttactgttaaaataaactttgAAAAGACGACATTTCTTACCGAAGCACTAAATTTATTGGGAAGTATCATAGAAAATGGAGAAATAAAGATTGATTTAAAAGT GGATAATCACGTGGTATCGAAATTTCATACCGGAC GAATGGGAGCAGCATTGTTTCAGGAACATGgaacaataaattattacagcaaaaaatttaacgaTATTGAACGAAATTATTCAATAGTGGAAAAGGAAATGTATGCTATTGTTAAAAGCCTAGAATTTTACCTTGGACTATTACAGGGATTTCATACGGTAATAGAAACTGCATTTTTGCGAATAAGGAAATTTCGAAACGA ATATGAGAACAATACTTTACaaaaagatgaaaaagAGCGAATCAAAGTCgataatgaaaaaagaaaacgaTTTATAGAAGACATGCATGTTTTATCTGTACATGCAGGAATGAGTACTTTATATCAAAACTTAAAATGTATATACAaagtcaaaaatataagaacAACAATCAGAAAGGTAGTAGAAAGCTGTGAAGTATGCATTAAATGTAAGGAGAATAAAAAGAAGTcgaagataaaatatataatattttcagaGAGGATTTTCAGGGTATTATTCAGTAACATATTTGGACcctttaatttaaataaatatcagCACGATGAGCTTGATAGCAATGGGTATTTTTTGACACTGACCAATGTATATA AGTTCGAAGCACCTGATACAATTATTTGTGACAATGGTAAACATTATACGAGTAaggaatttgaaaaattttgcaatatagaagaaatcaaaataaCGAATACGCCAAAGTATCACCCATCATCGAATGGAATTAGTGAACGATTAAACCAAATGATAGCTGAAGTTTTAAGAATATACAAAGGAGAACAAATCGATAACGTAACATAA
- a CDS encoding DDE-TNP-IS1595 domain-containing protein produces MRIKEFRKLIYKKNELMKFLIAKNILRVPMCNKCNIPMTQKRTNTENYRCYLRRDGKKCSYKGTIMKQSVFKNSKLSIEDLLILLCEWVKGSSNLAATLELDIGKCTVSRWFTRFNNAAYVCYPTYINNQRIGGVGCIVEIDKTLLVKSKNHAGGFFNIKYGQLEAFQNFVDNITGAHTQTIEGMWSVLKRELRKSGTSHGTIMNLVRKYIGPCKIEKLGDLKLWCKIEGRSEWIHVNDIKATRK; encoded by the exons ATGagaattaaagaatttagaaaactcatctataaaaaaaatgagttaatgaaatttttaattgcaaaaaacattttgagGGTCCCTATGTGCAATAAATGCAATATACCAATGACTCAAAAACGGACCAACACTGAAAACTATCGTTGTTATTTAAGACGTGatggtaaaaaatgttCTTACAAAGGAACCATAATGAAACAAAGCGTTTTTAAGAACTCAAAATTGTCTATTGAggatcttttaatattgctTTGCGAATGGGTAAAGGGTTCAAGTAATTTGGCCGCCACGTTAGAACTTGATATAGGTAAATGTACGGTATCAAGATGGTTTACGCGTTTTAATAACGCCGCGTACGTCTGCTATCCaacatatataaacaatCAAAGGATTGGCGGCGTCGGTTGTATTGTTGAAATTGATAAAACTTTACttgtaaaaagtaaaaaccaTGCGGGAGGGTTCTTCAATATCAAGTATGGGCAGTTGGAGGCGTT ccaaaattttgttgataATATAACTGGTGCGCATACTCAGACTATAGAGGGAATGTGGTCGGTTCTTAAAAGAGAACTAAGAAAAAGCGGAACTAGTCATGGTACTATTATGAATCTTGTAAGAAA ATATATAGGGCCTTgcaaaattgaaaaattagGTGATCTAAAGCTATGGTGTAAAATAGAAGGAAGAAGCGAGTGGATTCATGTAAATGACATTAAGGCTACAAGAAAGTAA